In Alkalihalobacillus sp. TS-13, the following are encoded in one genomic region:
- a CDS encoding GAF domain-containing sensor histidine kinase gives MDKATYKNRERNSKIAITIITIIGWLLVIYSLFLLHTINDILSFALLVGFLFITELYPIPVWKSITSLSFPLIYTIVLIHGTWMGLVTLVVVSFTVNLIKRRRIELVWFNPAQLALTLVLTHFVTDATLFLTGTGEENPGYHYYQLLIFTLGFYIINNLLIDMILLLRPQTYPFKDWKNKMIRETVIVIISIIYLGLMLVLAEQNRGGVVDVFSFLFFFSPLVAASIISAFIYRLNREKNRFKALVSLTKELNRTLPSEDWVNSVEKWIDEFIQTDATLFIVKENDDWKGSVKKGSISEGIEKVFEQEWFKRLDESVYFSSRKDLPKGLTNYLSSSIRSVVITPLRVENETVGVLLVGKENNKLYQTTDIQFLSTLANQLAVIIKTRNLFAEREQRIVLEERNRIAREIHDGIAQSLAGAVMKLETSKRLKAGEKEKMQLVNESINKLRGSLHEVRESIYALRPTPSEKFGMVEAVRAKAEEVMNDFNLSVSIRTRGVTKEVSSHIEKNVYEVVAEALQNAGKHSDASAVDVLIRYCREHVIIRISDDGKGFLLYEALLKAKTQAHYGILNMNDLTDQIDASLKINSTPGKGTEILMLVPVSN, from the coding sequence ATGGATAAAGCAACATATAAAAATCGTGAACGGAATTCGAAGATCGCCATTACCATCATTACCATAATAGGTTGGCTGTTAGTCATCTATAGCCTATTCCTCTTACATACCATCAACGACATCTTGTCTTTCGCACTGCTGGTCGGATTTTTATTTATTACCGAGCTATACCCAATACCTGTCTGGAAGAGCATTACGTCATTAAGTTTTCCGCTAATTTATACGATCGTTCTCATTCATGGAACCTGGATGGGTCTCGTTACGCTAGTCGTCGTCAGTTTTACGGTCAACTTGATCAAGAGAAGGCGTATTGAGCTTGTTTGGTTCAATCCGGCTCAACTAGCTTTGACGCTGGTACTCACTCACTTTGTCACAGATGCAACACTTTTCTTGACAGGGACAGGAGAAGAAAACCCTGGTTATCATTACTATCAATTATTGATATTCACTCTTGGCTTTTATATCATCAACAATTTGTTGATTGATATGATTTTACTATTACGACCTCAAACCTATCCTTTTAAAGATTGGAAGAACAAGATGATCAGGGAAACCGTGATTGTCATCATTTCAATCATTTATCTTGGATTGATGTTGGTTTTAGCAGAACAAAACAGGGGCGGGGTAGTGGATGTCTTTTCATTCCTTTTCTTCTTCTCTCCTCTGGTAGCAGCGTCAATCATCAGTGCGTTCATTTACCGATTGAATCGGGAGAAGAATCGTTTCAAGGCATTGGTATCCCTTACGAAAGAACTGAACAGAACACTTCCTTCCGAAGATTGGGTTAATTCTGTAGAAAAGTGGATCGATGAGTTCATTCAAACAGATGCCACCTTGTTTATTGTAAAAGAGAATGATGACTGGAAAGGCTCTGTAAAGAAAGGCAGCATCAGTGAGGGAATCGAGAAAGTATTCGAGCAAGAGTGGTTTAAACGATTGGATGAATCGGTTTATTTTTCATCTCGAAAAGACCTTCCGAAAGGGTTGACTAATTATTTGTCGTCATCCATTCGTTCAGTTGTCATCACCCCTTTACGGGTAGAAAATGAAACGGTAGGCGTTTTATTAGTCGGGAAAGAAAATAATAAACTGTACCAAACGACGGATATTCAATTTTTGTCTACTTTAGCGAATCAACTTGCTGTTATAATAAAGACGAGAAACTTGTTTGCAGAAAGAGAACAGCGAATCGTTTTGGAAGAACGAAACCGTATCGCCAGGGAAATTCATGACGGAATCGCACAGTCCCTTGCAGGTGCAGTCATGAAGCTGGAGACATCGAAACGATTGAAAGCAGGGGAAAAAGAGAAGATGCAGCTTGTCAATGAAAGCATAAATAAGCTGAGAGGGAGCCTTCATGAAGTGAGGGAATCCATTTATGCGTTACGGCCGACGCCTAGCGAAAAATTTGGAATGGTTGAAGCGGTACGCGCAAAAGCTGAAGAAGTAATGAACGATTTCAACCTGAGTGTATCGATACGGACTCGGGGTGTTACGAAAGAAGTTTCATCCCATATTGAAAAGAACGTCTACGAAGTTGTAGCAGAAGCTTTGCAAAATGCAGGGAAACATTCAGATGCTTCAGCGGTGGATGTCTTGATCAGGTATTGCAGGGAACATGTGATTATCCGGATCTCAGATGATGGAAAAGGTTTTCTTTTATATGAAGCCTTGTTAAAAGCGAAGACCCAGGCTCATTATGGCATCTTGAACATGAATGATTTAACGGATCAAATTGATGCCTCGCTGAAAATAAATAGTACACCAGGAAAAGGAACCGAAATTCTGATGCTTGTACCAGTATCAAATTGA